The Desulfovibrio piger DNA segment GGGTTTTCCACACGGTCAGCTTCCATTTCGGGGAAGATGGTGTGTTCCTTGATGCCCAGGGTAAAGTTGCCGCGACCATCAAAACCACGGTCCGGGATACCGCGGAAGTCACGCACGCGGGGCAGGGCAAAGTTCATCAGCTTGTCCAGGAAGTCCCACATACGATCCTTGCGCAGGGTGACGCGAGCCCCGATGGGCATGCCTTCACGCAGCTTGAAGGAAGCGATGGACTTCTTGGCGCGGGTAACCACGGCCTTCTGTCCGGCGATGGCGGTCAGTTCCGCCACGGCTTCTTCCATCAGCTTGTTGTTCTGGCTGGCGGCGCCGAGACCGATGTTCAGAGAGATCTTCTCGATGCCGGGCAGTTGCATGGAGGAGGAGTAGTTGAACTCCTTCTGCAGTACCGGAACCACTTTCTCTCTATAAATCTTTTCAAGGCGTGTCATCGTATCACCTTATTCCATAACTTCGTTGCACTTCTTGCAGAAGCGCACTTTTTTCTGCTTGCCTTCGGACTCAATGTACTTGTAGCCCACCTTGGTCGGCTTGG contains these protein-coding regions:
- the rplE gene encoding 50S ribosomal protein L5; the encoded protein is MTRLEKIYREKVVPVLQKEFNYSSSMQLPGIEKISLNIGLGAASQNNKLMEEAVAELTAIAGQKAVVTRAKKSIASFKLREGMPIGARVTLRKDRMWDFLDKLMNFALPRVRDFRGIPDRGFDGRGNFTLGIKEHTIFPEMEADRVENPKGMNITIVTSATTDKEGKFLLDQLGMPFRK